In one Ralstonia pickettii genomic region, the following are encoded:
- a CDS encoding sensor domain-containing diguanylate cyclase, with protein MTEAVQLEGGRPSRTEILAATLISAMIVAVAAIAFRHAQRTLPEVKPFLPMFLTVVVLSEGLTGYLLFQRARLARTPFYGALAGAYFFAAAIAIAQLPTFPGVFSADGLLGAGPQSAVWLWTFWHSGYPVLLLLAALGRYCHERSRSSPQLTQVLRALPWLGPISAAAVVPICIWGTEYLPALIQGGTYVNLVRILGVPVIGSNVIALAGYLALTRLRRSVDVWVTVALAVGLADSLLTLHGGARYTLGWYAARLLSVVSSAVVLSMLIADITRLYRALMAANHRLERQSLLDGLTQVGNRQAFDRCWAAESKRARRTGQPLSVLMVDIDHFKQINDTYGHGRGDACLVEVANILSRVAGKRPTDLVARYGGEEFVVLLADTERSRAKVIAEQVRRAVEQAALPAPSVRGVVTVSIGVAAYAPSADHAPVADATSEALMQADMALYDAKRAGRNAVMVR; from the coding sequence ATGACTGAAGCAGTACAACTGGAAGGTGGACGGCCCTCACGCACCGAGATTCTCGCAGCCACGCTGATCAGCGCCATGATTGTTGCCGTGGCTGCGATCGCCTTCCGCCACGCCCAGCGCACCTTGCCAGAGGTCAAGCCGTTTCTGCCCATGTTCCTGACGGTGGTCGTCCTGTCTGAAGGGCTGACCGGCTATCTGTTATTTCAGCGTGCCCGCCTTGCCCGAACGCCTTTTTATGGGGCGCTTGCAGGCGCCTACTTTTTTGCGGCGGCGATTGCCATTGCGCAATTGCCCACATTTCCGGGCGTATTCAGTGCCGACGGCCTGCTCGGAGCCGGCCCTCAATCCGCCGTGTGGCTATGGACCTTCTGGCATTCGGGCTATCCGGTGTTGTTGCTGCTCGCGGCGCTTGGCCGGTATTGCCATGAACGCAGTCGCTCAAGCCCTCAGCTCACGCAAGTGTTGCGAGCATTGCCGTGGTTGGGACCAATTTCAGCAGCGGCCGTAGTGCCGATCTGTATCTGGGGCACCGAGTATTTACCGGCGCTCATCCAGGGTGGGACATATGTCAACCTCGTTCGAATCCTGGGTGTTCCCGTGATCGGATCGAACGTCATTGCGCTTGCTGGCTATCTGGCGCTGACCAGACTCCGGCGCTCGGTGGATGTCTGGGTCACCGTGGCGCTCGCTGTCGGCTTGGCCGACTCGTTATTGACCCTGCATGGGGGCGCTCGTTATACGCTGGGATGGTACGCGGCACGGCTGCTCAGTGTGGTGTCCTCGGCGGTTGTACTGTCGATGCTGATTGCGGATATCACAAGGCTATATCGGGCGCTGATGGCTGCGAATCACAGGCTTGAGCGGCAGTCGTTGCTGGACGGTCTGACGCAGGTCGGCAATCGTCAAGCATTCGACAGATGCTGGGCGGCCGAATCGAAACGCGCGCGGCGTACGGGGCAACCGCTGTCGGTGCTCATGGTCGACATCGACCATTTCAAGCAGATCAACGACACATACGGGCATGGCAGGGGCGACGCATGTCTTGTCGAGGTTGCCAACATCCTCTCGCGCGTTGCGGGAAAGCGCCCGACCGACTTGGTGGCGCGCTATGGCGGCGAAGAGTTTGTTGTCCTGTTGGCAGACACTGAGCGTTCACGCGCCAAGGTCATCGCCGAGCAGGTGCGTCGCGCGGTCGAACAGGCCGCCCTGCCTGCGCCCTCCGTTCGCGGTGTCGTGACCGTCAGCATCGGCGTGGCTGCCTACGCCCCGTCCGCAGATCACGCGCCGGTCGCAGACGCGACATCTGAAGCACTGATGCAAGCCGATATGGCCCTCTACGACGCAAAACGCGCGGGCAGGAATGCGGTGATGGTGCGCTAG